The Falco peregrinus isolate bFalPer1 chromosome 1, bFalPer1.pri, whole genome shotgun sequence genome has a window encoding:
- the B3GALT9 gene encoding beta-1,3-galactosyltransferase 9 — MSALPQLTLCRLRTHQWCFILFNFLLFHMLLFGADLLEEYFLRSLPLSYTDAKALDIQERARKLDTDPLKANLSYTVRSAATCSDQEIFLLVLVCSSPENRTRRNVIRQTWGNVTDTRGYAVLTLFALGKPASVTTQQEINEESQKHRDIIEGSFIDSPETQTQKMLMSVEWTVTFCPHARYILKTDEDVFVGIPSLAGYLLSLTQLEDIYLGRVVHQEVPDRDPASPGFIPIHQYPEEFYPDYCDGSAFVMSQDVARKVYVATKEVPVSVPPDIFVGICAKKAGIAPIHSSRFSGEKHISYNRCCYKFIFTSSNMKEDELFKDWKETSDGKDCSLLETYYGLVSCKVLTYVDKFKQFNLDILKNEVLHFIN; from the coding sequence ATGtctgctcttccccagctgaCACTCTGCAGGCTCCGGACTCACCAGTGGTGCTTCATTCTctttaatttcttgcttttccacATGCTGCTTTTCGGAGCAGATTTACTGGAGGAATACTTCCTGCGGTCATTGCCTCTTTCTTACACCGATGCAAAGGCTCTTGACATTCAGGAGAGGGCCAGGAAGCTAGATACGGATCCTCTAAAGGCCAATCTCTCTTACACGGTCCGCAGCGCAGCAACATGCTCCGACCAAGAGATATTTTTGCTCGTTCTTGTCTGCAgtagcccagaaaacaggacAAGGCGCAACGTGATCAGGCAGACGTGGGGCAACGTGACAGACACCCGAGGTTATGCTGTCCTGACTCTGTTTGCTTTAGGAAAGCCAGCTTCAGTAACCACCCAGCAGGAGATCAATGAGGAGTCTCAAAAGCACAGAGACATTATTGAAGGCAGCTTCATCGATTCCCCcgagacacagacacagaagatgTTGATGAGCGTGGAGTGGACGGTGACTTTCTGTCCCCATGCAAGGTATATTCTTAAAACAGATGAAGACGTGTTTGTCGGTATTCCAAGTCTGGCTGGATACTTGCTTAGCTTAACACAGCTGGAGGACATCTACCTTGGGAGGGTCGTTCATCAAGAAGTGCCTGACAGAGACCCGGCGAGCCCTGGCTTTATTCCCATCCATCAATACCCAGAGGAGTTCTACCCCGATTACTGTGACGGGAGCGCTTTTGTCATGTCCCAGGACGTCGCTCGCAAGGTGTACGTGGCCACCAAGGAGGTGCCAGTTTCAGTGCCCCCCGATATTTTTGTCGGGATCTGTGCTAAAAAAGCTGGCATCGCTCCCATTCATAGCTCTCGGTTTTCTGGGGAAAAGCACATCAGCTACAATCGATGCTGCTATAAATTCATTTTCACCTCTTCCAACATGAAAGAGGATGAGTTATTTAAAGACTGGAAGGAAACAAGTGACGGGAAAGATTGCTCATTACTGGAAACTTACTATGGTCTGGTGTCCTGCAAGGTTTTGACCTATGTTGATAAGTTCAAACAGTTTAACTTAGATATACTGAAAAATGAGGTTCTTCATTTCATCAATTAA